From Numenius arquata chromosome 33, bNumArq3.hap1.1, whole genome shotgun sequence:
TATTTCGCAGGCTGGCGGCTGAAATGGCACCGGGGCTGAGCTCCCGGGGCTGTGTCCGAGTCGCTGTCTGTCTTCTCCTGCACGGAGTCCTCCAGCTCCTCCGGCTCAGAGCCCACGCTCGCGTTCAgctctggacaaaaaaaaaaaaagaaatgaaaaaaattagataaTTGTCTTAGAACAGCGAGACAAGGCTATTACCACAAACCATTTGGGCTGCTGACTTCTTTTCTGGTTAGAAAGGATGCTGAAAAACCTCCAGCGTTAACAGGCTAGAACGCCTCCCTCTGAGGCTGAATTAACCTCATAAATTCAGCAAGATCCACCCTTGAAAGAGGTAGAAGATGTGAATCGGGATCCTGTTCTTAAAGCCCTCCTGGGGGCGTTAAAGCCGGGCGAGCGGGGTCAGGAGCTGAGGCAGCagcgggggggaaaaaaccttcctgagaagagcaggaaaagggTTTTCGTGCCAGCTGCGTGATGCGGAGGAGGGCGGGAGGTGTGAAACCCGGCAAAGAGGGTACCCCACAACCTctaaccccatccccatccctgctttATTTACCTGGGGCATCCACGCTGGACGGGGTGCGGGCTCCCTCCGGAGCCGGCTCGCTGATGGCTTCCCTGGAAGAGGAGCTCTCGGAGGCACAGTCCGCCTTTAAACCGTGCTTGGGGGAGAAATTCTGttggggaaaaggagaaggggaaaaaaaaaaaaaaaaaacaacaaagccatGGGTGTTTATAAAGGACTCTTAGTCGAGGTGAAGAGACCGTCAGCTCCCAGTTCACCCTAAATCCCGTTAGAGGAGGCGACCGCTTGAGCTGAAAATGCCTTGACTTCTCTTAGACTGTCTGTAatgccgggggggggacagggagggggctTGCAGAAGGTGACACGAGAGAAAAATCGTTAGTCAAGACCTGCCAGCTCCAGCGTCCGTGCCCTAAATGCCACAAAACTCACCCCAGAAAGCAGCTGTGGGTTGAGACCGATTCCCCCGCGTCCCGCGGGACACTCGAGTAGCCCGTTTGGGagcaaaaaaggggaaacattAATTATCAACATCAGTTATCGTCAGACTCAAAGGGGGGAGGATTGAGCGAAGGACCCGGGAGTCGCAGCCGGGATGGAATGGGTGTGGAATTGGATGAGGATCAGGTCGGGGGGGGGCTTTGCCTGTTATTAATGGCAAAACAGGAGTGCCCTTAGGAGCAGCTCCCCTTTTTACCGGTTTGTGACACTTTCTGTGcagaaacaggtaaaaaaaaaaaaaaaaagctttgaaaacacTCAAAAGCAAGTCGTGCGTGTTTCTGAAAGTGCTTTCTCTGAGGGGTTAGTAATCCCGGCGGGTTTCTGCCCACGCAAAGTGAATTTTGGCTACCCCTGGTGATTTTATTTCCGCTTTAATCGTAGTTATTCCGATCCCTGCTTCCTCGGGGAGCCGGACACGCGGAGGAAGCGGCGCTGCCGGGTGTCAGGCCGTGAACGTGGTCACTGCAGACCCACAGTCGTGTCACAAGCACCCGGGACTCaaaagcaggaggcagagaaTCCCCGGACCCGGGTCTCACTCCCTTTGGCTTAACTTTAGGAAAGacattttcctcttcctcatcAAACAACTGCGAAAAGCGGGGAAAAAACCCCTCCGTCTTCTTAAAGTGCCATGAAATACGGTGAGGAaagagccgtggggctggggaagatGCAGAAGGGTCAGTAGGAGGGGGTGGGAAAACCGGGGTCCGCAGCAGCTGCTTGGGGGTGCAGCAGGATGGATGGGGTCTAGGTTTTTGGGACGGCCGGGATCTAAAGCCTGGAGCAAAACCACCGTCCAGAGGCGTCTGAGAAGCTGCTGAGCGATCTGCAGCTTAGAATTTCAGTTTttctggttctcccgctccaCGTGCAGCAGGCTCCCTGCCCCTTCCTCTGGGAATAAACCTCTTGGTAGGAAACTGTTTCATTATCCGTGGAAAAAGAGGTTGTCTTTAATTGCTATCCCACCTTCCCGTCCCCACAGCAGGGTGAGTAAAGCCCGGCTCAGTGGCTGGGAGCTCTACCTCTAGCGTTAAACTCTGGCTTGTGTTTGGGCTCTGAGGTCCTTCATCCTTTTCTGTCGCCGCTTCTTGCGAGGGATTTTCGCATCCGAGGGATAAGGAGGGGGGCAGGTCGTCCATCCCAAACACCCGCTCGTAGTTCTGAATGAGAAACTCCACGATCTGGGCTTGATATCCGGAGTCAACAAGACAGGACATGGAGACGTCACTCCCCGAGCCCGGCCGGATCAGGGTTGGCCCAAACACTATGCCCAGGTTGTTTGGGGACATCTTGTTCTCTTCGTACTTCTCTGCCACCCTGGGGAAGGGAAACAGGACCGTTAGGGGCTGCCCAGCTCTCCCCAAACCCCCATTtcccagcagagagagagaaaccctGTTGACAGTAGGATggccacgagccagcaatgtgccctggtggccaagaaggccaatggcatcctggggggcatcaggaagagtgtgaccagcaggcggagggagggaggtcatcctccccctctgccctgccctggggaggccccatctggagcactgggaccagttctgggctccccagttccagaaggacagggaactgctggagagggtccagcaaagggctacaaagatgatgaggggcctggagcatctctctgctgaggaaaggctgagggacttggatctgtttagtctggagaagagaagactgaggggggatctgatcaacgcctccaaatacttgaagggtgggtgtcaggaggatggggccagtctttttccagtggtgcccagtgacaggacaagagggaacgggcacaaactggaacatgggaagttccacctaaacatgaggaggaacttcttgactttgagggtgtcagagccctggcagaggctgcccggagaggtggtggagtctccttctctggagacattccaaccctccctggatgggaccctgtgggacctgctctgggtgcccctgctgtggccgggggttggaggagatgatctccagaaggtcccttccaaccccatagcattctgtgattctgtttataGGGAACAGAGCTCTGATCTGTGTGTGGAAACGctggagaaggatctgggaagTTGCTGGGATCTGGCTGGATGGTGCAGCCCCAATGAGAGCGGCTGCTTCTGGTGACCCATGTTCAGAGCTGGGTGAGAGGGGCTTGACTTGTGTTATTCCTTgacctctttcctttccttcaccaCTTTAACTATGAAGCATTATCAGTGAGGACCTTCTGGTCCTTCTCGGTCATTAAGGCTGTCTCCTAATTGCTGCAAGATGGTCTTTTCCATGAAGGAATGTTTTACCCTCCTCACAACTGCCTGCTTGGCTCTACATCAGCCCCCTCCCAGCTCAAGGAAGCCCAGATGTTCTCCTCAAACACATCTGGTGCTCTGCTGGCAGCGGGGTCTCAATGGGGATCTCCTACAAGAGCTCAACAGGGatcctgtggggacaggctgagagagctgggggggttcagcctggagaagagaaggctccggggagaccttggagccccttccagtccctcaaggggctccaggaaagctggggagggagcagggatgagagaggggagccatgggatgagggggaagggttttaagctgaaaaaggggagatttaggaagaatttctttgctgtgagggtggtgagagcctggcccaggttgcccagagaagctgtggctgccccatccctggaggggttcaaggccaaggttggatggggcttggagcgacctggtctggtgggaggtgtccctgcccagggcagggggtggactaaatggcttttaaaggtccctccAACCCAAGCCAGTCTGTGACTCGATGATCTCCTGTGGCCGAACCTGTCCCGAACCGTCATGACAACCATTGCGTTCCTCACCGGTAGAGGTGTGCGATGAGGTGCCGCAGAGTGTTGTAGTTGCTTCCAGGCAGTTTGCTCAGCAAGTCCTTCATGCTCTGGATGGGATCCAAAGGGAAGCCCCCGCAGTCCGTCTTCTCCTCCCCGGATTTTTGCAGATCTTTGGCGAGCGCAATGAGGTCGTTATAGAGGTGGGACAACAGCACCGGCACCGAAAGCTGCAGCAAGAGTGGAGGAAGACACCAATGTTTACTTCATCCTGCTGATCCGGCCCTGAGGAACGCGCTCGGCTGAGGTTTGGTACCCACTTCCTTCAGGAAATGCTTCAGGACGCCGGTGATGTCGTGGGGGGAGTGCTCGGAGAGCTCCACCAGGCTCCGGCCGTTCTCAAACGCCTGGCACAGCTTTTCCACCCGGGCTTTGGATCCACTTATCCGATAGATGCCCTGCGTGGATGAGAGCGGGGAGAGAGGTCAGGAGGCTTGGAGACGGAGAAGACCCAGAGAAGAATAACTGACCGCTCACCTGCACCCCGAGGGCACGGGCTTCGATTTCCGAGGTGCATTTCACCACGACAAAGGGAACTTCCTCTGGGAAGTCTCGAGGAACCTGCGTGAAGTCGATGCCGAAAAGGGGTACTCGGTTGGGCAGCTTCTTGTGGCCGCAGGTGATGAGCAGGTTCTCGAGGCACTTCTTGTGGCAGGCCAGGCAGCACTGCAACGGCAGAACCTTCCTGAGACACGCTCTGGTTGTGGTCCAGCATCGCAGCGGTGGCTGAACCTGGAggactcctcctcttccctcaacCACCACCGTCCCACCAACCCCAAGAAGGTTGTCGTGGGGGAGTGAGGGTCACTCCAAGACAGAAAAATGGGCTTTGCGTAacgcagaggaaggaaaaagcactGAATTTTGCAGAGGGGCCCCTTGTTCCCGCAGACCTTCAGCGGGAGACGATGGTCGCCCCAGGCTTCCACCTCTCCCAGCCCTCACCTCCTCGCACTCGAAGCCGCTGACCATGAAGGTGTCGCACTCCCTGCACTTGGACGGTCCCCGCAGCTTCCTGAGCCGGTGGGTCTGGGCCGCGCTGGAGAGGAGGATGTTCTTGAACTGCTGCTGGGACGAACCGTTTTCTGCAGAAGCGGCACGGAAGGGTGAAAAGGAAGCCATACGTGAGCACGGTTTCCACCTTTTGAGTCAAAAAAATGCGGGTGGCTCACCGTTTTCAAACGTCTGCAGGGAATCTCGCTCTTCAAAATCATCTGAGGAGGACATGGTGCCGGTGGACGGAGCCTTCAACAGCCTCCTATTAGAGTTTCcttgaggagagagaaaataataaagagcTTTCTCATCCTCGTGGTGCACCAAGTGGGTCAGTGTGGGCTTTATGCCTCTTTCGGGTTTTTTGGGGCGATATTAGGCAAGAATTTTTTTGCACCTCTCACCTGGGCTAGAAGTGGGAGAGTCCAGGGATCGGGATTCACAGCTCCCACCGAGGCTTTCTGTGTCGCTGCAGAGGGATCTGTTGGCACCTGCGGAAGGTGGACACGGTGACGGACCACCCCAAGCCCTCCTGGGGTGCTTCAACATGGGGGTGACCGACCATCCCAAGCCCTCCTGCGGTGCTTCAACGTGGGGTTGACCAACCATCCCGAGCCCTCCTGGGGTTCTTCAACGTGCGGTTGACCAACCACCCCGAGCCCTCCTGGGGTGCTTCAACGTGGGGGTGACCGACCACCCCGAGCCCTCCTGGGGTGCTTCAACGTGGGGTTGACCAACCACCCCGAGCCCTCCTGGGGTGCTTCAATGTGGGGGTGACAGACTGTCCTGAGCCCTCCTGGGGTGCTCAACTTGGGGGTCAAGTCCAACCTGAGCTCCCAAGAAAATCCATAAATATTTTCTCCCAGCTTGAGCTGTGTCCTAAGCACAGCCCTGAGAAGGCGAGAACctctcctgcctctttgcctAATAATCTAAATTAAACTACGGGGAATGGAGGGAAAATTGGGGCGTCTTTATGGAGTTTAACCTACTCTGGTCACCATTGGTGGGGAGCTGCCTCCTGGCTGTCTCCTCGGGTGTGCTCATGTCCCTCGCTGCAGAAGAGGCTCCGGAGGAATACAAGGCCAccttctttctgctgctgggaggggaccTGGAAGGGGTCACAAACAATTTTCCAGCAGGGAAGACTAAGGGAAAAATATTGCGTGACGGAGGTAGCTTATAGGTGTCAGCTCATTTTTCCAGGAGACTATATAGAATAAAACCCCTGCACAAACCTAGGAAAACAAACTTATTCAATATAATTTCACCTTTTCCATCTGCAGGAGAAGTTTAGAGTTCAGGCAGCGCCCACATGAGAAAAGAGGGACCTAAATCTTTGgcaaatgataaaaataatggaATGGACAGAACTGCTGCCCTGGTTTTACTGCTGTGGGTCCCGTGCTCGGCAGGAGGCACCAAGAGCATCCTTAGAGATGGGTTCTTCGTTAGTGGAGCCACCCAGAGAGAAAAGATCCTGGTATCTGAGGCCCTGGGCTTTTCTGTAATTAGCAATCACAGAAtgctctggggttggaagggacctctggagatcatctcctccaaccctctgccagagcaggtccacccagagcgggtcccacagggtcccatccaggTGGGGGTTGAATGTCTTCAGtcatggagactccaccacctctctgggcagcttcttccagggctctgacaccctcacaggaaagaagttcctcctcatgttgagatggaacttcccctgttccagtttgtgcccgttccctcttgtcctgtcactgggcaccactggaaaaagactggccccatcctcctgacacccacccttcaagtatttggaggcgttgatcagatcccccctcagtcttctcttctccagactcaacagacccaagtccctcagcctttcctcagcagagagatgctccaggcccctcatcatcttggtagccctttgctggaccctccccagcagttccctgtccttctggaactggggagcccagaactggtcccagtgctccagatggggcctccccagggca
This genomic window contains:
- the GMIP gene encoding GEM-interacting protein, encoding MGDPEAGGLDTQERTPETRKRYSEIFRSLDAIEISIGNATVDMFIGDADGADDPDLAAESEAVPLEESFCKSQTSSERQVQADVTVQEADEMLIKCEGGIEAALEYAKMWCKYVKELLSWIEKRLSYETEFAKGLVKIAEGGRNAIAQQHNMPLRSLYTMVLEHDIKVGNSAGETVGLLQQKEFYQPLSAKKNEIEKWRKEFKDQWTKEQKRMNESLSSLRKSRLQYLQRCEELEKAKHLSTKAEEEFQSAATTNPGSANKQLEKRRRSYEEAQAKLQEAEAWYKTCISDANFRRQELEKVRARIVSHVRKLIFQGDEVLTWVTLRMFKQRQTQSEQIPVGYQHLSEVCKPYKAGEKYLEFIQALQKKDIHMEVFEFEPLAYGGQRSPPSSRKKVALYSSGASSAARDMSTPEETARRQLPTNGDQSANRSLCSDTESLGGSCESRSLDSPTSSPGNSNRRLLKAPSTGTMSSSDDFEERDSLQTFENENGSSQQQFKNILLSSAAQTHRLRKLRGPSKCRECDTFMVSGFECEECCLACHKKCLENLLITCGHKKLPNRVPLFGIDFTQVPRDFPEEVPFVVVKCTSEIEARALGVQGIYRISGSKARVEKLCQAFENGRSLVELSEHSPHDITGVLKHFLKELSVPVLLSHLYNDLIALAKDLQKSGEEKTDCGGFPLDPIQSMKDLLSKLPGSNYNTLRHLIAHLYRVAEKYEENKMSPNNLGIVFGPTLIRPGSGSDVSMSCLVDSGYQAQIVEFLIQNYERVFGMDDLPPSLSLGCENPSQEAATEKDEGPQSPNTSQSLTLENFSPKHGLKADCASESSSSREAISEPAPEGARTPSSVDAPELNASVGSEPEELEDSVQEKTDSDSDTAPGAQPRCHFSRQPAKYIRAPAKTKPVIPKSSSLPLRATTALTNAAMEAGAEGNPADGGSATKDVPEESGRSRNGSSDAVRQRPGGRQQLKHFEMTQETARIVSKFKVDEASAAPEPSPESAGSTEKAEEQNPGTYL